One Ignavibacteria bacterium genomic window, ACGGGTCAGCTTGTAAAAAAAGGTGAAGTAATTGCCCAAATCGATTTGAACGGCAAATCGCTAAACATCTATTCTCCACTTGATGGAAAAATAATATCAGTCAATAAAGATCTGATTGAAGATGCAGCAAGATTTAAGGAATCGCCTTATGATGATGACTGGATAGTGAATGTCGAGCCGCTCAATTTAAAAGAAAATCTGCTCTCGCTTCATATTGGCGATGAAGTTATTTCGTGGATGAAGAATGAACTTTCCCGCTTCAAAGATTTTTTATCTTCTCTTTCGCCTAAAGCTGAACTTGTGGGTGTTACACTCTACGATGGCGGAAATATCAGCGAAGGCGTGCTTGATTTCTTTGACCAAGAAACAATCAAAAAATTTGAAAAAGAGTTTTTGAAATAAAAACTGTCCAAAATTTTTGTTAGAAAATTATTGTATGGAGAAATTTAATGGATAGAAGAAATTTTTTAGCCACAGTCGGTACTGCCGTAGGAGCTAGTTTCATCGGGAGAAATGCCAAAGCATCAGAAAAAATTGAAATGATGGGAATTCTTATCGATACAACTAAATGCCTCGGCTGCCGATCATGCGAATATTCCTGCGCTGAAGCGAATGGATATCCGGAACCTTCAGATGACAGCGACAAACTTTTTAACTCACACCGAAAAACTTCTGAGAATTCTTTAACTGTTGTAAACAAGTTTGTTATCGATGAAAACGAAATATACGTTAAAGAACAATGTATGCACTGCGCCCAGCCTGCATGTGCCGCTGCTTGCTTAACCAGAGCAATGCATAAAACAAAAGAAGGGCCCGTTGTATGGGATGGGAGTAAATGCATGGGCTGCCGGTTCTGTATGATTTCATGTCCGTTTGATATTCCAAAGTTTGAGTACTTTAGTGCTAATCCAAAAATCTCAAAATGCGTTATGTGTTGGG contains:
- a CDS encoding 4Fe-4S dicluster domain-containing protein; protein product: MDRRNFLATVGTAVGASFIGRNAKASEKIEMMGILIDTTKCLGCRSCEYSCAEANGYPEPSDDSDKLFNSHRKTSENSLTVVNKFVIDENEIYVKEQCMHCAQPACAAACLTRAMHKTKEGPVVWDGSKCMGCRFCMISCPFDIPKFEYFSANPKISKCVMCWERLAKGEIPACAENCPNEAIVFGKRSDLIHEANNRIYSEPDAYVKHIYGEHEVGGTGVLYLSSVSFENFKFRTDLGEEAYPEFTKEFLYGVPVILTLFPAFLLALSNSTKREKTFTEGEGGNGH